One genomic region from Cucumis melo cultivar AY chromosome 9, USDA_Cmelo_AY_1.0, whole genome shotgun sequence encodes:
- the LOC103498639 gene encoding dynamin-2A-like isoform X2, translating into MILCEYAEHNDAILLVIVPAAQAPEIASSRALRSAKEFDKDGTRTIGVISKIDQASSDQKSLAAVQALLLNQGPARASDIPWVALIGQSVSIATAQSGSVGSENSMETAWRAESESLKSILTGAPQSKLGRLALVDALSQQIRKRMKVRLPNLLSGLQGKSQVVQDELVRLGEQMVNGVEGTRALALELCREFEDKFLQHIGSGEGAGWKIVASFEGNFPNRIKQLPLDRHFDINNVKRIVLEADGYQPYLISPEKGLRSLIKGVLELAKEPSRLCVDEVHRVLIDIVSAAANGTPGLGRYPPFKREVVAIASAALDGFKNEAKKMVVALVDMERAFVPPQHFIRLVQRRMERQRREEEVKTRSSKKGHEAEQAVSNRASSPQTNSQQAGGSLKSMKEKPSKEEKEEKEGSGLKTAGAEGEITAGFLLKKSAKTNGWSRRWFVLNEKTGKLGYTKKQEERHFRGVITLEECNIEEVADEEEPTPSKSSKDKKANGPDSGKGSSLVFKITSKVPYKTVLKAHSAVILKAESAADKVEWTNKIRNVIQPSKGGQTRGASSEGGLTLRQSLSDGSLDTMARKPADPEEELRWMSQEVRGYVEAVLNSLAANVPKAVVLCQVEKAKEDMLNQLYSSISAQSSAKIEELLQEDQNVKRRRERYQKQSSLLSKLTRQLSIHDNRAAATGWSDSGSESSPKTSGSPGDEWRSAFDAAANGRADYRRSSSNGHSDATQNGDINSGSNSSSRRTPNRLPPAPPQSSSGSRYF; encoded by the exons ATGATTCTGTG TGAATATGCCGAACACAATGATGCAATTTTACTAGTTATTGTACCAGCAGCCCAGGCTCCTGAAATCGCTTCATCTAGAGCCCTAAGATCCGCCAAGGAATTTGATAAAGATG GTACCAGAACCATTGGTGTAATTAGTAAAATCGATCAAGCTTCTTCAGACCAGAAGTCTCTTGCTGCAGTGCAAGCTCTCCTGTTAAATCAAGGGCCAGCACGAGCATCAGATATCCCATGGGTTGCTTTAATTGGTCAATCTGTTTCGATAGCTACTGCACAGTCTGGATCTGTTGGCTCTGAGAATTCCATGGAGACTGCTTGGAGAGCAGAGAGTGAAAGTCTAAAATCTATACTAACTGGTGCCCCTCAAAGTAAGCTGGGGAGGCTAGCCTTAGTTGATGCACTGTCCCAACAGATCCGGAAGCGAATGAAAGTCCGGCTTCCTAACCTTCTTTCCGG GTTACAAGGGAAGTCTCAAGTAGTTCAGGATGAGTTGGTTAGGCTTGGTGAACAAATGGTGAATGGTGTTGAGGGGACTAGGGCTCTAGCTTTGGAGCTTTGCCGTGAGTTTGAAGATAAGTTTCTCCAGCACATAGGCTCTGGTGAG GGTGCAGGTTGGAAAATAGTTGCTAGCTTTGAGGGAAATTTTCCAAATCGAATCAAGCAATTGCCTTTAGACAGACACTTCGATATTAATAATGTGAAGAGG ATCGTATTAGAAGCTGATGGTTATCAGCCTTATCTTATATCACCGGAGAAAGGTTTGAGATCTTTAATAAAAGGCGTTTTGGAGCTTGCGAAAGAACCTTCACGTCTCTGTGTTGATGAG GTGCACAGAGTTTTGATAGATATTGTTTCTGCTGCTGCTAATGGCACCCCAGGTCTTGGAAGATACCCACCATTCAAAAGGGAG GTTGTGGCCATTGCAAGTGCTGCCCTGGATGGGTTTAAAAATGAAGCAAAAAAGATGGTTGTGGCGTTAGTTGACATGGAGCGAGCATTTGTCCCACCACAACACTTTATACGTCTTGTACAAAGAAG GATGGAAAGACAGCGCCGGGAAGAGGAAGTGAAAACTAGATCATCAAAAAAAGGACACGAGGCTGAACAAGCTGTGTCAAACAGG GCAAGTAGTCCTCAAACAAATAGTCAGCAAGCTGGTGGAAGCCTGAAATCAATGAAAGAAAAACCTAGTAaggaagagaaggaagagaagGAAGGTTCGGGTTTGAAGACAGCAGGTGCTGAGGGAGAGATAACAGCTG GTTTCTTGTTAAAGAAAAGTGCAAAAACTAATGGGTGGAGCAGGCGATGGTTTGTTTTGAATGAGAAGACTGGAAAG CTTGGATACACCAAGAAGCAAGAAGAGAGACACTTTCGTGGTGTCATTACGTTAGAG GAGTGTAACATTGAAGAAGTTGCAGATGAGGAAGAGCCTACACCTTCGAAGAgttcaaaggataaaaaggCTAATGGGCCAGATTCTGGAAAAGGATCAAGTCTTGTGTTTAAGATTACCAGCAAAGTTCCATATAAAACTGTTTTAAAAG CCCATAGTGCTGTTATTTTGAAAGCGGAAAGTGCTGCAGACAAGGTGGAATGGACAAACAAGATACGCAATGTCATTCAACCATCCAAAGGAGGACAGACAAGAGGAGCATCCTCCGAAGGTGGTCTTACCCTGCGGCAGAGTTTATCTGATGGTTCCCTA GATACTATGGCTCGAAAACCTGCTGATCCTGAAGAAGAGCTGCGGTGGATGTCTCAAGAAGTTCGTGGTTATGTTGAGGCAGTTTTGAATAGTTTGGCTGCAAATGTTCCCAAG GCGGTTGTGCTTTGTCAAGTCGAGAAGGCAAAGGAAGACATGCTTAATCAATTATATAGCTCGATCAG TGCCCAAAGCTCAGCCAAGATTGAGGAGCTTCTCCAGGAGGATCAGAATGTTAAACGAAGGAGAGAACGTTATCAAAAACAATCCTCTCTCCTTTCAAAACTTACTCGTCAGCTCAGCATTCACGATAATCGTGCAGCTGCTACTGGTTGGTCCGATAGTGGTTCAG AAAGTAGTCCCAAAACTAGCGGATCACCTGGAGATGAATGGAGATCTGCATTTGATGCTGCTGCTAATGGTCGGGCTGACTACAGAAGATCTTCTTCCAATGGCCACAGTGATGCCACACAAAACGGTGACATAAACTCAGGTTCAAACTCTAGCAGCCGTCGTACTCCAAACCGATTGCCACCAGCACCTCCGCAGTCTTCTTCTGGCTCCAGATACTTCTAG